A genome region from Microbacterium sp. CGR2 includes the following:
- a CDS encoding RsmB/NOP family class I SAM-dependent RNA methyltransferase produces MSDSGQRRPSRQRREPRDGAPDARRAGHQGGSGRQRGSGSGGQTRIVQPARRVAYDVLRAVSDSDAYANLLLPTAIADAGLTPQDAALATELTYGTLRRRGMYDAIIVSAAERGIDGIDPAVLDALRLAVHQLLATRVAPHAAVNESVNLVATVAGRGAASFTNAVLRRVARDTPEQWQEKIEQTARSDDERLALRSAHPVWVIRALRRALAAEGRVDELEELLEADNASPEVTLVALPGLAEPADPRRPFAATAFASPGGDPRRSVAASGGAVRVQDEGSQLVALALADAAPVRAGERWLDLCAGPGGKTALLAAVALQRGALLEANEIVPTRARLVRNALRAVPGDVPVHEQDGRDFGGTHAGQFDRILVDAPCTGLGALRRRPEARWRKSPADVAELVPLQEGLLSAALDALAPGGIVAYATCSPHLAETVGVVQEVLRSRSDIEELDARAVVRNLAQSPIDLADEGRADGGSVQLWPHRHGTDAMFLTLLRRTAIASTAERED; encoded by the coding sequence ATGAGCGATTCCGGACAGCGACGACCGTCGCGACAGCGGCGAGAGCCGCGCGACGGCGCACCCGACGCGCGACGCGCGGGTCACCAGGGCGGTAGCGGCCGGCAAAGAGGTTCGGGCAGCGGCGGCCAGACGCGGATCGTGCAGCCGGCACGGCGGGTCGCCTACGACGTGCTCCGCGCGGTGTCGGATTCCGACGCCTACGCGAACCTTCTCCTGCCGACGGCGATCGCCGATGCGGGTCTCACGCCGCAGGATGCCGCGCTGGCCACCGAGCTCACGTACGGCACCCTGCGCCGACGAGGGATGTACGACGCGATCATCGTCTCTGCAGCCGAGCGGGGGATCGACGGCATCGATCCTGCCGTCCTCGACGCCCTCAGGCTGGCTGTCCATCAGCTGCTGGCGACCCGGGTCGCACCGCATGCGGCGGTGAATGAATCCGTGAATCTCGTCGCGACCGTCGCCGGCCGGGGCGCGGCCAGTTTCACCAACGCGGTGCTTCGTCGAGTCGCCCGGGACACTCCCGAGCAGTGGCAGGAGAAGATCGAGCAGACTGCACGATCCGACGACGAGCGGCTCGCGCTGCGGTCGGCGCATCCGGTCTGGGTGATCCGGGCTCTGCGGCGCGCTCTCGCCGCCGAAGGCCGTGTCGACGAGCTCGAAGAGCTCCTCGAAGCCGACAACGCTTCTCCGGAGGTCACGCTCGTCGCCCTGCCGGGCCTCGCCGAGCCGGCCGACCCGCGGCGTCCTTTCGCGGCGACCGCGTTCGCCTCACCGGGTGGAGACCCGCGGCGCTCCGTGGCGGCCTCCGGAGGTGCGGTGCGTGTGCAGGACGAAGGCTCCCAGCTCGTGGCGCTGGCATTGGCAGACGCCGCCCCGGTCCGTGCGGGGGAGAGGTGGCTCGACCTCTGCGCCGGCCCCGGTGGCAAGACAGCGCTGCTGGCAGCGGTCGCCCTCCAGCGCGGTGCACTGCTCGAGGCCAATGAGATCGTGCCCACGCGAGCCCGCCTCGTGCGCAACGCTCTGCGCGCCGTTCCTGGCGACGTCCCTGTGCACGAACAGGACGGACGGGATTTCGGCGGCACCCATGCCGGGCAGTTCGATCGCATCCTCGTCGATGCACCATGTACGGGCCTCGGCGCACTCCGCCGCCGCCCGGAGGCACGGTGGCGCAAGTCGCCGGCCGACGTCGCAGAGCTCGTGCCGCTGCAGGAAGGTCTGCTCAGCGCCGCGTTGGACGCTCTCGCGCCCGGGGGCATCGTGGCGTATGCGACGTGCTCCCCGCACCTCGCCGAAACAGTCGGCGTGGTCCAGGAAGTGCTGCGGTCCCGCTCCGACATCGAAGAGCTCGACGCGCGCGCTGTGGTCAGGAATCTCGCACAGTCACCCATCGACCTGGCCGACGAGGGCCGTGCGGACGGCGGAAGTGTTCAGCTCTGGCCCCATCGACACGGCACGGATGCGATGTTCCTCACCCTGCTCCGACGCACGGCTATCGCGAGCACCGCGGAGCGGGAAGACTGA
- the fmt gene encoding methionyl-tRNA formyltransferase: MRLVFAGTPAAAVPTLRRLATLHDIAAVVTRPDAPLGRKRVLTPSAVAQAADELGLPVIKAARLDDETTAQITALHPQLGVIVAYGGLVREPLLSAPDAGWINLHFSLLPAWRGAAPVQRALIAGDRELGASVFQLVAELDAGDVFAARTIDVRADATAAEALDALALDGAELTADVVAAIADGSARAVPQQGQATFAPKLSLADGLLDWSLPLDAVFARFRGVTPEPGAHTTVAGQRVKILEASPSPASGGTTDVVLEPGEMESTRSALLIGTASAPLSVTRVQPAGKGAMSAVDWWRGQRDTEGLRAGS, translated from the coding sequence ATGCGCCTCGTCTTCGCCGGCACACCCGCTGCCGCTGTGCCCACCCTGCGACGTCTCGCGACGCTGCACGACATCGCCGCCGTCGTCACGCGCCCGGACGCACCGCTCGGACGCAAACGGGTGCTGACACCGTCTGCTGTCGCTCAGGCCGCCGACGAACTCGGGCTCCCCGTGATCAAGGCGGCGCGGCTGGATGACGAGACGACAGCGCAGATCACGGCGTTGCACCCGCAACTGGGGGTCATCGTCGCGTACGGCGGTCTTGTGCGCGAGCCTCTGCTGTCCGCACCGGATGCCGGCTGGATCAATCTGCACTTCTCGCTGCTGCCGGCTTGGCGTGGCGCAGCGCCTGTCCAGCGTGCGCTGATCGCGGGAGACCGAGAGTTGGGCGCCAGTGTGTTCCAGCTCGTCGCCGAGCTCGACGCGGGCGACGTGTTCGCTGCGCGGACCATCGATGTCCGGGCCGACGCGACAGCGGCAGAGGCCCTCGACGCGCTCGCTCTGGACGGTGCGGAGCTGACCGCAGACGTGGTCGCGGCGATCGCCGACGGGTCAGCCCGGGCCGTGCCGCAGCAGGGGCAGGCGACCTTCGCTCCCAAGCTCTCGCTCGCCGACGGGCTGCTCGACTGGTCCCTGCCCCTCGATGCCGTCTTCGCGCGCTTCCGCGGAGTCACTCCTGAGCCTGGCGCGCACACCACGGTCGCGGGTCAACGAGTGAAGATCCTCGAAGCGTCACCCTCACCTGCCTCTGGCGGGACGACCGATGTCGTCTTGGAGCCCGGTGAGATGGAGAGCACGAGATCCGCACTCCTGATCGGCACGGCCTCAGCGCCGCTGTCGGTGACCCGCGTCCAGCCGGCCGGCAAAGGTGCGATGAGCGCGGTCGACTGGTGGCGCGGACAGCGCGACACAGAAGGGCTGAGGGCAGGATCATGA
- a CDS encoding primosomal protein N', with amino-acid sequence MTSENRRIARVLLDSPLPQLDRLFDYALPAELGEVPLGVRVRVPLRTAGRVVDGYVVEIDTEDDADRPLSEVDSVVSSVPVLPERLHRLARRVADRAAGSASDILRLVIPKRQVRVEKAWTRDAAAAAPDEAGLARAQEVLDVYAGLDAVLSDGGRAAVEAIPQLLHGMPAWAQLMAAAAARMLSSGRSAILVVPDHRDLDQLHAALELVVPAESVVRHDSRQSNPDRYRGFLRTLEDAPCIVVGNRSAVYSPVEAGLVAIWDDGDPLLGEPLAPYVNARDAALLRQELEQSALLFVGHTRTTDVERLVAHGWLEEVRAARRVLPRVVLSTPQEMEQPTAQRMPSSAFLSARTAAAEGPVLVQVSRPGFSPSLVCAECRAPARCPHCGGPLGARHRGAVPVCGWCGRGDRAWVCPACSSTKLRLASSGSERTADELGRAFPGIRVIVADSAHPVERVDAKPSLVVATRGAEPLAEGGYRAVVLLDGPRMLQAPDLRIGEACLRWWSNAAALAAPAAPIHLVGVDGAVAKALATWNHAGYARSELESRAPLHMPPIARVALVEGSAAAVGRALAALGELALPADAVLGPVPIESDDVPPRVRALVRFDYSAGGRVATTLRAAVVAEAVNGRRVRGRTTKNTLSVRLDILDPEL; translated from the coding sequence ATGACGTCCGAGAACAGACGCATCGCGCGCGTGCTCCTCGATTCTCCGCTGCCGCAGCTCGACCGCCTCTTCGACTACGCGTTGCCCGCGGAGTTGGGCGAGGTGCCACTCGGCGTCCGGGTGCGTGTACCGCTGCGCACCGCAGGAAGAGTGGTCGACGGATACGTCGTCGAGATCGACACGGAAGACGATGCCGACCGACCGCTGTCGGAGGTCGACAGCGTCGTCTCATCGGTGCCGGTCCTGCCGGAGCGCCTGCACCGCCTTGCCCGCCGGGTGGCAGATCGCGCCGCGGGGTCGGCATCCGACATCCTCCGCCTCGTGATCCCGAAGCGCCAGGTGCGCGTCGAGAAGGCCTGGACCCGGGATGCTGCCGCAGCCGCACCGGACGAGGCGGGACTCGCGAGAGCACAGGAGGTTCTCGACGTCTACGCCGGACTCGACGCCGTTCTCAGCGACGGCGGACGGGCCGCCGTCGAGGCGATTCCCCAGCTGCTGCACGGGATGCCGGCCTGGGCTCAGCTCATGGCCGCCGCGGCGGCTCGGATGCTGTCGTCCGGGCGTTCGGCGATTCTCGTGGTGCCCGACCACCGCGACCTCGACCAGCTGCATGCAGCACTCGAACTGGTCGTACCCGCCGAGTCCGTCGTGCGACACGATTCCCGTCAGAGCAACCCGGATCGATATCGGGGCTTCCTCCGCACGCTCGAGGATGCTCCGTGCATCGTGGTGGGGAATCGTTCCGCGGTCTACTCTCCGGTCGAGGCCGGTCTCGTCGCGATCTGGGACGACGGCGATCCTCTCCTCGGAGAGCCGCTCGCACCCTACGTGAACGCCCGCGACGCGGCGCTGCTCCGCCAGGAGCTCGAGCAGTCGGCGCTGCTGTTCGTCGGTCACACCCGCACGACCGACGTTGAGCGGCTGGTGGCACACGGATGGCTGGAAGAGGTGCGAGCGGCACGGCGTGTGCTGCCCCGCGTTGTGCTGAGCACGCCGCAGGAGATGGAACAGCCGACGGCACAGCGCATGCCGTCGTCGGCCTTCCTGTCTGCGCGTACCGCGGCGGCGGAGGGACCCGTTCTGGTGCAGGTGTCGCGACCGGGCTTCTCGCCGTCGCTCGTCTGCGCGGAGTGCCGCGCCCCCGCCCGCTGTCCCCACTGCGGCGGACCCCTCGGTGCACGCCACCGCGGGGCCGTGCCCGTCTGCGGCTGGTGTGGCCGCGGCGATCGTGCGTGGGTGTGTCCTGCGTGCTCCTCGACGAAGCTGCGGTTGGCGTCTTCCGGAAGCGAACGGACGGCGGACGAACTCGGTCGGGCGTTCCCCGGCATCCGCGTCATCGTGGCTGACAGCGCTCATCCTGTGGAGCGCGTCGACGCGAAGCCGAGCCTCGTGGTGGCGACCCGCGGCGCGGAACCGCTCGCCGAGGGGGGCTATCGTGCGGTCGTCCTGCTGGACGGACCGCGCATGCTGCAGGCGCCCGACCTGCGCATCGGGGAGGCGTGCCTGCGGTGGTGGTCGAACGCGGCTGCCCTCGCTGCGCCGGCAGCCCCCATTCATCTCGTCGGGGTGGACGGCGCCGTGGCCAAGGCTCTCGCGACCTGGAATCATGCGGGTTACGCCCGTTCCGAATTGGAGAGCCGCGCACCGCTGCATATGCCACCGATCGCCCGCGTGGCACTCGTCGAGGGATCGGCGGCCGCCGTCGGCCGTGCTCTGGCCGCACTCGGTGAGCTGGCGCTGCCGGCGGATGCCGTCCTCGGCCCGGTGCCCATCGAGTCCGACGATGTCCCCCCGCGGGTGCGCGCGCTCGTCCGCTTCGACTACAGCGCAGGAGGCCGTGTCGCCACCACTCTGCGTGCCGCCGTGGTGGCCGAAGCGGTGAACGGGCGACGTGTTCGCGGTCGCACGACCAAGAACACGCTGTCCGTGCGCCTCGATATCCTCGATCCAGAGCTCTGA